A stretch of Arachis hypogaea cultivar Tifrunner chromosome 15, arahy.Tifrunner.gnm2.J5K5, whole genome shotgun sequence DNA encodes these proteins:
- the LOC112747621 gene encoding uncharacterized protein isoform X2, whose translation MSDAKENEEVGQGVPSAMEENQHLDDANFQIQPDASSTPAPVEESPNHVKNISKEPPVESKAEASAESKTEPPAESTAEPPAEVMAELHPVAKAEPPPEAKAEPSPEVKAEQPLRAVSEPSAEAKSKLPAQATAVPPAEAEADPPSEDKSEQPSETKSVLPAEAMSAPDSADKAEPPLEDKSEDQEVVPEGIQQQDIQSSENTLQSVTVELDVNRTDREEASDPMEEANEIPQSNNGTEDDVNVCTNNANVAETTAEVKPEDGEVANGKSCNHVEPIPSGHDEPSMLQAVPADTNVEIKNILEVENKTDENQAAATADNGNENSSHMLFLDADHCYDGNESGTEEEQSAFMKELENFFKERSMEFKPPKFYGEGLNCLKLWRAVTRLGGYDKVTSCKLWRQVGESFKPPKTCTTVSWTFRGFYEKALLDYERHKIKGGELSVPIPSQPEPMNIENQTSASGRARRDAAARAMRGWHSQRLLGNGEVGDPIIKDRNSVSMQKREKEQLKSINLLKRKKPSYMDNAVKAARSKPSKPQLDTAVIDIGPPADWVKINVQKTDCFEVYALVPGLLREEVRVQSDPAGRLVISGEPEHLNNPWGVTPFKKVVSLPSRIDPHQTSAVVTLHGQLFVRVPFEQSE comes from the exons ATGAGTGATGCGAAAGAAAATGAGGAAGTTGGCCAGGGCGTGCCCTCGGCTATGGAAGAAAACCAACACTTAGATGATGCCAATTTTCAAATTCAACCTGATGCTTCTTCTACTCCTGCTCCAGTAGAGGAAAGTCCAAATCACGTCAAAAACATATCGAAGGAGCCGCCTGTTGAGTCTAAGGCGGAGGCATCTGCTGAGTCTAAGACAGAGCCACCTGCTGAGTCTACGGCTGAACCACCTGCTGAGGTTATGGCAGAGCTGCATCCTGTGGCAAAGGCAGAACCACCTCCAGAGGCCAAGGCAGAGCCATCTCCTGAGGTCAAGGCTGAGCAACCTCTTAGAGCTGTGTCAGAGCCATCTGCTGAGGCTAAGTCAAAGTTACCTGCCCAGGCTACGGCAGTACCACCTGCGGAAGCTGAGGCAGATCCTCCTTCTGAGGATAAGTCTGAGCAACCTTCTGAGACTAAATCTGTGCTACCTGCTGAAGCTATGTCAGCACCAGATTCTGCGGACAAGGCTGAGCCACCACTTGAGGACAAAAGTGAGGATCAAGAGGTGGTTCCTGAGGGTATTCAACAGCAAGATATTCAAAGTAGTGAAAATACTCTTCAGTCAGTCACAGTAGAGCTTGATGTAAATAGAACTGATCGTGAGGAAGCTTCTGACCCGATGGAGGAAGCTAATGAAATTCCTCAGAGCAATAATGGTACAGAGGATGATGTGAATGTTTGTACAAATAATGCCAATGTTGCTGAAACAACAGCAGAAGTGAAGCCTGAAGATGGTGAAGTGGCTAATGGTAAAAGTTGCAACCATGTTGAACCCATACCATCCGGGCATGATGAGCCTTCTATGCTGCAAGCTGTTCCTGCTGATACAAATGTTGAAATCAAGAATATATTAGAAGTTGAGAATAAGACTGATGAAAATCAAGCTGCTGCAACTGCAGACAATGGGAATGAAAACTCAAGTCACATGCTTTTCTTGGACGCAGACCATTGTTATGATGGGAATGAGTCAGGGACGGAGGAAGAGCAATCAGCATTCATGAAGGAGCTTGAAAATTTCTTTAAGGAGAGGAGCATGGAATTCAAACCTCCCAAGTTTTATGGAGAAGGACTTAATTGCCTTAA GTTGTGGAGAGCTGTAACAAGATTGGGTGGTTATGACAAG GTAACCTCGTGTAAGCTATGGCGGCAAGTGGGAGAATCTTTCAAACCTCCTAA GACATGTACcacagtttcatggactttccgTGGGTTTTATGAGAAG GCACTTCTTGATTATGAAAGACATAAGATAAAAGGTGGTGAGCTGAGTGTTCCAATTCCTTCACAACCAGAGCCTATGAATATCGAAAATCAG ACTTCAGCATCAGGTAGAGCACGTAGAGATGCTGCAGCACGCGCTATGCGGGGTTGGCACTCACAACGTCTACTAGGCAATGGTGAAGTCGGTGATCCCATTATTAAG GATAGGAATTCTGTGTCTATGCAAAAACGTGAAAAGGAGCAGCTTAAAAGCATCA ATTTACTTAAACGTAAGAAACCATCGTATATGGACAATGCAGTCAAAGCTGCACGTAGTAAACCGTCTAAACCACA ATTGGATACAGCTGTGATTGATATTGGACCTCCTGCTGATTGGGTAAAAATCAATGTGCAAAAAACT GATTGCTTTGAGGTATATGCTTTAGTTCCTGGTCTACTTCGAGAAGAG GTGCGTGTTCAATCAGACCCAGCAGGACGCTTAGTTATTAGTGGTGAGCCTGAGCATCTCAATAATCCTTGGGGTGTAACACCTTTCAAAAAG GTTGTAAGTTTGCCCTCAAGAATTGATCCTCATCAGACATCAGCGGTGGTAACTCTGCATGGACAGTTGTTTGTTCGGGTCCCATTTGAGCAATCAGAATAG
- the LOC112747621 gene encoding uncharacterized protein isoform X1 — MSDAKENEEVGQGVPSAMEENQHLDDANFQIQPDASSTPAPVEESPNHVKNISKEPPVESKAEASAESKTEPPAESTAEPPAEVMAELHPVAKAEPPPEAKAEPSPEVKAEQPLRAVSEPSAEAKSKLPAQATAVPPAEAEADPPSEDKSEQPSETKSVLPAEAMSAPDSADKAEPPLEDKSEDQEVVPEGIQQQDIQSSENTLQSVTVELDVNRTDREEASDPMEEANEIPQSNNGTEDDVNVCTNNANVAETTAEVKPEDGEVANGKSCNHVEPIPSGHDEPSMLQAVPADTNVEIKNILEVENKTDENQAAATADNGNENSSHMLFLDADHCYDGNESGTEEEQSAFMKELENFFKERSMEFKPPKFYGEGLNCLKLWRAVTRLGGYDKVTSCKLWRQVGESFKPPKTCTTVSWTFRGFYEKALLDYERHKIKGGELSVPIPSQPEPMNIENQTSASGRARRDAAARAMRGWHSQRLLGNGEVGDPIIKDRNSVSMQKREKEQLKSINLLKRKKPSYMDNAVKAARSKPSKPQLDTAVIDIGPPADWVKINVQKTKDCFEVYALVPGLLREEVRVQSDPAGRLVISGEPEHLNNPWGVTPFKKVVSLPSRIDPHQTSAVVTLHGQLFVRVPFEQSE, encoded by the exons ATGAGTGATGCGAAAGAAAATGAGGAAGTTGGCCAGGGCGTGCCCTCGGCTATGGAAGAAAACCAACACTTAGATGATGCCAATTTTCAAATTCAACCTGATGCTTCTTCTACTCCTGCTCCAGTAGAGGAAAGTCCAAATCACGTCAAAAACATATCGAAGGAGCCGCCTGTTGAGTCTAAGGCGGAGGCATCTGCTGAGTCTAAGACAGAGCCACCTGCTGAGTCTACGGCTGAACCACCTGCTGAGGTTATGGCAGAGCTGCATCCTGTGGCAAAGGCAGAACCACCTCCAGAGGCCAAGGCAGAGCCATCTCCTGAGGTCAAGGCTGAGCAACCTCTTAGAGCTGTGTCAGAGCCATCTGCTGAGGCTAAGTCAAAGTTACCTGCCCAGGCTACGGCAGTACCACCTGCGGAAGCTGAGGCAGATCCTCCTTCTGAGGATAAGTCTGAGCAACCTTCTGAGACTAAATCTGTGCTACCTGCTGAAGCTATGTCAGCACCAGATTCTGCGGACAAGGCTGAGCCACCACTTGAGGACAAAAGTGAGGATCAAGAGGTGGTTCCTGAGGGTATTCAACAGCAAGATATTCAAAGTAGTGAAAATACTCTTCAGTCAGTCACAGTAGAGCTTGATGTAAATAGAACTGATCGTGAGGAAGCTTCTGACCCGATGGAGGAAGCTAATGAAATTCCTCAGAGCAATAATGGTACAGAGGATGATGTGAATGTTTGTACAAATAATGCCAATGTTGCTGAAACAACAGCAGAAGTGAAGCCTGAAGATGGTGAAGTGGCTAATGGTAAAAGTTGCAACCATGTTGAACCCATACCATCCGGGCATGATGAGCCTTCTATGCTGCAAGCTGTTCCTGCTGATACAAATGTTGAAATCAAGAATATATTAGAAGTTGAGAATAAGACTGATGAAAATCAAGCTGCTGCAACTGCAGACAATGGGAATGAAAACTCAAGTCACATGCTTTTCTTGGACGCAGACCATTGTTATGATGGGAATGAGTCAGGGACGGAGGAAGAGCAATCAGCATTCATGAAGGAGCTTGAAAATTTCTTTAAGGAGAGGAGCATGGAATTCAAACCTCCCAAGTTTTATGGAGAAGGACTTAATTGCCTTAA GTTGTGGAGAGCTGTAACAAGATTGGGTGGTTATGACAAG GTAACCTCGTGTAAGCTATGGCGGCAAGTGGGAGAATCTTTCAAACCTCCTAA GACATGTACcacagtttcatggactttccgTGGGTTTTATGAGAAG GCACTTCTTGATTATGAAAGACATAAGATAAAAGGTGGTGAGCTGAGTGTTCCAATTCCTTCACAACCAGAGCCTATGAATATCGAAAATCAG ACTTCAGCATCAGGTAGAGCACGTAGAGATGCTGCAGCACGCGCTATGCGGGGTTGGCACTCACAACGTCTACTAGGCAATGGTGAAGTCGGTGATCCCATTATTAAG GATAGGAATTCTGTGTCTATGCAAAAACGTGAAAAGGAGCAGCTTAAAAGCATCA ATTTACTTAAACGTAAGAAACCATCGTATATGGACAATGCAGTCAAAGCTGCACGTAGTAAACCGTCTAAACCACA ATTGGATACAGCTGTGATTGATATTGGACCTCCTGCTGATTGGGTAAAAATCAATGTGCAAAAAACT AAGGATTGCTTTGAGGTATATGCTTTAGTTCCTGGTCTACTTCGAGAAGAG GTGCGTGTTCAATCAGACCCAGCAGGACGCTTAGTTATTAGTGGTGAGCCTGAGCATCTCAATAATCCTTGGGGTGTAACACCTTTCAAAAAG GTTGTAAGTTTGCCCTCAAGAATTGATCCTCATCAGACATCAGCGGTGGTAACTCTGCATGGACAGTTGTTTGTTCGGGTCCCATTTGAGCAATCAGAATAG